Proteins from a genomic interval of Neovison vison isolate M4711 chromosome 4, ASM_NN_V1, whole genome shotgun sequence:
- the GPR20 gene encoding G-protein coupled receptor 20 — translation MPSASPVGSWAPAAPNATVAEANGSVPEKPLFHVFARLDEELHAAFPGLWLALMAVHGLIFLAGLVLNGLALFVFCCRTQAKTPSVIYTVNLVVTDLLVGLSLPTRFAVFYGTRGCLRCAFPHVVGYFLNMHCSILFLTCICVDRYLAIVRPDGSRRCRQLACARAVCACVWLAAGAVTLSVLGVTAGGRPCCRVLALTVLGFLLPLLVISVFTGRIVCALSRPGLLRQGRQRRVRAMQLLLTVLVIFLVCFTPFHARQVAVALWPEGPPRASLVAYHVAVTLSSLNSCLDPIVYCFVTSGFQATVRGLCRRHGAGYEPNSGNMVSVHKSSRGSGHHHILSAGPSIFTQDLANGPDA, via the coding sequence ATGCCCTCCGCGTCTCCCGTGGGCTCCTGGGCCCCGGCGGCCCCCAACGCCACCGTGGCGGAGGCCAACGGCAGCGTGCCGGAGAAGCCCCTGTTCCACGTGTTCGCCCGGCTGGACGAGGAGCTGCACGCGGCCTTCCCCGGCCTGTGGCTCGCGCTGATGGCGGTGCACGGCCTCATCTTCCTGGCGGGGCTGGTGCTCAACGGGCTGGCGCTGTTCGTCTTCTGCTGCCGCACCCAGGCCAAGACGCCATCGGTCATCTACACCGTCAACCTGGTGGTGACCGACCTGCTGGTGGGCCTGTCCCTGCCCACGCGCTTCGCCGTCTTCTACGGCACGCGCGGCTGCCTGCGGTGCGCCTTCCCGCACGTCGTCGGCTACTTCCTCAACATGCACTgctccatcctcttcctcaccTGCATCTGCGTGGACCGCTACCTGGCCATCGTGCGGCCCGACGGCTCCCGCCGCTGCCGCCAGCTGGCCTGCGCCAGGGCCGTGTGCGCCTGCGTGTGGCTGGCCGCCGGCGCCGTGACCTTGTCGGTGCTGGGCGTGACGGCCGGCGGGCGGCCCTGCTGCCGCGTGCTGGCGCTGACCGTGCTGGGGTTCCTGCTGCCGCTGCTGGTCATCAGCGTGTTCACGGGCCGCATCGTGTGCGCCCTGTCACGGCCGGGCCTCCTGCGCCAGGGCCGCCAGCGCCGCGTGCGGGCCATGCAGCTCCTGCTCACCGTGCTCGTCATCTTCCTCGTCTGCTTCACGCCCTTCCATGCCCGCCAGGTGGCGGTGGCGCTGTGGCCGGAGGGGCCGCCCCGCGCCAGCCTCGTGGCCTACCACGTGGCTGTGACCCTCAGCAGCCTCAACAGCTGCCTGGACCCCATCGTCTACTGCTTCGTCACCAGCGGCTTCCAGGCCACCGTCCGAGGCCTCTGCCGCCGCCACGGAGCCGGGTACGAGCCCAACAGCGGCAACATGGTCAGCGTGCACAAGAGCTCCCGCGGCTCGGGCCACCATCACATCCTCAGCGCCGGCCCCAGCATCTTCACCCAGGACCTGGCCAACGGGCCTGACGCTTAG